A window of Streptomyces sp. DG1A-41 contains these coding sequences:
- a CDS encoding ABC transporter ATP-binding protein, whose protein sequence is MNTPSAVLTGTGLFKSYGITRALAGVDIDVTAGESLAVMGPSGSGKSTLLHCLAGIERPDSGEVLLDGKRIDKLREPARSELRRTAFGFVFQSGQLLPELPADENVALPLMLGGTVRREAVEQARQWFGPLGLQGLENRRPGQLSGGQAQRVAIARALVGRPKVIFADEPTGALDQATGMDVIHLLVEVSRGQGAALVVVTHDANVARWCDRTVQVRDGRLTGTQAETETGAQAETETRTQAETETGTEAKAGYRR, encoded by the coding sequence ATGAACACCCCCTCCGCCGTCCTGACCGGCACCGGCCTGTTCAAGTCCTACGGCATCACCCGCGCCCTGGCCGGCGTCGACATCGACGTGACGGCCGGCGAGTCGCTGGCCGTCATGGGCCCGTCCGGCTCCGGCAAATCCACCCTGCTGCACTGCCTGGCCGGGATCGAACGACCCGACTCCGGTGAAGTCCTGCTGGACGGCAAGCGGATCGACAAGCTCCGCGAACCGGCCCGCAGCGAGCTGCGCCGCACCGCGTTCGGCTTCGTCTTCCAGTCCGGCCAGCTGCTGCCGGAACTGCCCGCCGACGAGAACGTGGCCCTTCCGCTGATGCTCGGCGGCACGGTGCGCCGGGAGGCCGTCGAGCAGGCCCGGCAGTGGTTCGGGCCGCTGGGCCTGCAGGGCCTGGAGAACCGGCGTCCCGGACAGCTGTCCGGGGGCCAGGCGCAGCGGGTTGCCATCGCCCGGGCCCTGGTCGGCCGCCCGAAAGTGATCTTCGCGGACGAGCCGACCGGCGCGCTGGACCAGGCCACCGGCATGGACGTGATCCATCTGCTGGTGGAGGTCAGTCGCGGCCAGGGCGCCGCCCTGGTCGTCGTCACCCACGACGCGAACGTGGCCCGCTGGTGCGACCGCACGGTACAGGTCCGCGACGGCCGCCTGACCGGAACCCAGGCCGAGACGGAGACCGGCGCGCAGGCCGAGACGGAAACCCGAACCCAGGCCGAGACGGAGACCGGGACCGAGGCGAAGGCGGGGTACCGGCGATGA
- a CDS encoding histidine kinase codes for MPSTIGAHGFRRARPDGRLWPPDIGHSAESAGNRRFRILPGVYSRTPLLRRALIAAGWIILGLVGLLDVFADGAPEYRWSSLLPMVSGPLACMALVSPARRPSVQVRAVLAVGGSLVLTAVIATLAGPDSAGTWGALESVALLVLLSRAVWAVPGPRAAAAVSAALTAAVIVIPLRLLPMDVQNDGQDALSGSLLMTLAAGVALAWGMRVRLLEERRARDIAAVRQGQRLELAHDLHDFVAHHVTGIIVQANAALTLQHTAPEQVGPLLQNITRSGSETLDSMRRLVRVLREDDHAGVRPGEVWAELARLVSAFSGDEGDAQLHVAAAAREVRLGPEVETSVHRVVQEALTNVRRHASGALVAVRIDVDGHRLRVEVHNTAPAARLAVPVGGRGGFGLVGLRERVEAVAGTLTADPTDDGGWRVTAAFPVLAAVAGSPA; via the coding sequence ATGCCGTCCACGATCGGGGCGCACGGTTTCCGGCGGGCTCGGCCGGACGGCCGGTTGTGGCCGCCGGACATCGGCCATTCGGCCGAGTCCGCGGGGAATCGCCGCTTCCGTATCCTGCCGGGTGTGTACTCAAGGACTCCGCTGCTCCGCCGGGCGCTGATCGCCGCCGGCTGGATCATCCTCGGCCTGGTGGGGCTGCTCGACGTGTTCGCCGACGGCGCGCCCGAGTACCGCTGGTCGAGCTTGCTGCCGATGGTGTCCGGGCCGCTTGCCTGCATGGCGCTGGTGTCGCCCGCTCGTCGGCCGAGCGTGCAGGTACGTGCCGTGCTCGCCGTCGGCGGTTCGCTGGTCCTCACAGCCGTGATCGCCACGTTGGCGGGCCCGGACAGTGCCGGTACCTGGGGGGCGCTGGAGAGCGTCGCTCTGCTGGTGCTGCTGTCCCGTGCGGTGTGGGCGGTGCCGGGCCCGAGGGCCGCGGCGGCCGTTTCGGCCGCACTGACCGCGGCGGTCATCGTGATCCCGCTGCGCTTGTTGCCGATGGACGTCCAGAACGACGGCCAGGACGCCCTCAGCGGGTCCCTGCTGATGACGCTCGCCGCCGGCGTGGCTCTCGCCTGGGGCATGCGGGTACGGCTGCTTGAGGAGCGGCGGGCCCGCGACATCGCCGCCGTGCGTCAGGGCCAGCGACTGGAGCTCGCCCACGACCTGCACGACTTCGTCGCCCACCACGTCACCGGCATCATCGTCCAGGCCAATGCCGCACTCACCCTCCAGCACACCGCACCGGAACAGGTCGGACCGCTGCTGCAGAACATCACCCGCTCCGGATCGGAGACGTTGGACTCGATGCGCCGCCTTGTGCGGGTCCTGCGCGAGGACGACCACGCGGGCGTCCGGCCCGGCGAGGTGTGGGCGGAACTCGCCCGCCTGGTCTCCGCGTTCTCCGGAGACGAAGGGGACGCCCAGTTGCACGTGGCGGCGGCGGCCCGCGAAGTACGGCTCGGCCCCGAGGTGGAGACGTCCGTGCACCGCGTGGTGCAGGAGGCACTGACCAACGTGCGCCGGCACGCGTCCGGCGCCCTGGTCGCGGTACGGATCGACGTGGACGGGCACCGGCTGCGGGTCGAGGTGCACAACACGGCACCGGCCGCGCGCCTTGCCGTCCCCGTAGGCGGGCGCGGCGGCTTCGGGCTGGTCGGCCTGCGGGAACGCGTCGAAGCGGTGGCGGGCACGCTGACCGCCGACCCCACCGACGACGGTGGCTGGCGGGTGACCGCCGCCTTCCCGGTGCTGGCCGCTGTGGCAGGATCACCGGCGTGA